A single Leptospira kirschneri serovar Cynopteri str. 3522 CT DNA region contains:
- the recN gene encoding DNA repair protein RecN, translating to MLKTLNIRDFALIEEACIDFQKGMTVITGETGAGKSLILDAISSLLGGKSSPMEIRTSAPRYVLEGVFDLSKNLAAVEWLKEKGFPFESQELTLHRECGRDGKSRILINQSLASSTTLRGLGELLAEVHNQNDQILLLDRGEQLDIIDLHAGLVPLRNEVKECFLTYRSLKKRLEELRRSEEEKSKRIEFLTFQIREIKEVDLKEGEEEGLNQEEHLLAHGELLAENYEILSSHLADSESAILPLFPKLLSAAEKIKSIQPDFSKTLDSLQEIYIQLKEINSSILDEKEEIFFLPDRLQFVQSRLDLISRMKKKYGSDLAEILDCKNKAEQELEAMEKNSKNKESMEVEIEKVASRLASLSIQLSKSRRESLVRFESSLKLELEQLGMPGAAVQVVLRWEPNPEGEVSASGKSYIVNESGLDQLEFYFSPNPGEKPRPLRKIASGGEVSRVMLAIRSILGRQSNLRVLIFDEIDSGLGGEIAMDVARKLKNLAENHQLILITHLQQIASAANDHLKITKSVEGGRTFSKAEFLSLEERTLELARMISGQRVSKGALEHAKELLKKQAV from the coding sequence ATGCTAAAGACCCTGAATATAAGAGATTTTGCTCTGATTGAAGAAGCCTGTATCGATTTTCAAAAAGGAATGACCGTAATTACTGGAGAGACTGGAGCCGGAAAATCTCTCATTTTGGACGCCATTTCTTCTCTGTTAGGCGGAAAAAGCAGTCCTATGGAAATTCGAACGAGCGCCCCTAGATATGTGTTAGAAGGTGTGTTTGATCTTTCTAAAAACCTAGCTGCTGTGGAATGGCTCAAAGAGAAAGGTTTTCCCTTTGAATCCCAAGAACTCACCTTACATCGAGAATGTGGCCGGGATGGGAAATCCAGAATTTTGATCAACCAGTCTCTGGCTTCTTCTACTACACTTCGGGGGTTAGGAGAACTACTCGCTGAAGTTCACAATCAAAACGATCAGATTCTTCTTTTGGATCGGGGAGAACAGTTAGACATCATCGATTTGCACGCGGGTCTTGTCCCTTTGAGAAACGAAGTGAAGGAATGTTTTCTTACCTATAGAAGTTTGAAAAAACGTCTGGAAGAATTGCGTAGAAGTGAAGAAGAAAAATCCAAACGAATTGAATTTCTTACCTTTCAAATTCGGGAAATTAAAGAGGTGGATCTGAAAGAAGGAGAAGAAGAAGGACTCAATCAAGAAGAACATCTTCTTGCACATGGAGAATTGCTGGCGGAGAATTATGAAATTTTATCTTCTCATCTGGCGGATAGCGAATCTGCCATTCTTCCTTTATTTCCGAAACTTCTGAGCGCGGCAGAAAAAATCAAATCCATTCAACCCGATTTTTCGAAAACTTTAGATTCTTTACAGGAAATTTATATACAACTGAAAGAAATCAATTCTTCCATTTTAGATGAAAAGGAAGAGATTTTCTTTTTACCGGATAGACTTCAGTTCGTTCAATCTAGGTTAGATCTGATTTCTAGGATGAAAAAGAAATATGGTTCCGATTTAGCAGAGATCCTAGACTGCAAAAATAAAGCAGAACAGGAATTAGAGGCGATGGAAAAAAATTCCAAAAATAAGGAATCTATGGAAGTAGAGATAGAAAAGGTCGCTTCTAGACTTGCTTCTTTATCGATTCAACTTTCCAAGTCTAGAAGAGAATCTTTGGTTCGTTTTGAATCTTCTTTGAAATTGGAATTAGAGCAACTCGGAATGCCTGGGGCTGCGGTTCAGGTTGTATTACGTTGGGAACCTAATCCGGAAGGAGAAGTTTCCGCTTCTGGTAAAAGTTATATCGTAAATGAATCCGGGCTCGATCAACTCGAATTTTATTTTAGTCCCAATCCAGGAGAAAAACCTAGGCCACTTCGTAAGATTGCTTCAGGCGGAGAAGTTTCTAGAGTCATGTTGGCGATTCGTTCCATTTTAGGTAGACAATCGAATTTACGAGTTTTGATTTTTGATGAAATCGATTCTGGTTTAGGTGGAGAGATCGCTATGGATGTGGCTCGCAAACTGAAGAATTTAGCCGAAAATCATCAGCTGATTTTGATTACTCACTTACAGCAGATCGCTTCGGCTGCCAACGATCATTTAAAAATTACTAAATCGGTGGAAGGAGGACGTACATTTTCCAAAGCGGAATTTCTAAGTTTAGAAGAAAGAACTTTGGAACTTGCGAGAATGATTTCGGGTCAGAGAGTATCGAAAGGCGCTCTTGAACACGCAAAAGAACTGCTGAAAAAACAGGCGGTTTAG
- a CDS encoding SDR family oxidoreductase translates to MDIKGKTILVTGSASGLGKAMAEYFAKKGAKIVLSDISEEKLKEAEKDIKTLGAEVFSFKADVSKEEDAEKLMQSAVKQFGSLDVAILNAGILRDGLLVKTDKETGKVISKMSLSNWQSVIDVNLTGVFLTGREAAIQMIESKSKGVIIPIASVAMHGNPGQTNYSAAKAGVASMTKLWAKELSRYGIRVAGIAPGFIKTEMVMKDMNPEALKKWEALIPIGRLGEPYEIALSADFIVSNDLVSGVILEISGGVKI, encoded by the coding sequence TTGGATATTAAAGGTAAAACAATACTCGTTACCGGTTCCGCAAGCGGTCTCGGAAAGGCGATGGCCGAATATTTCGCCAAAAAAGGGGCAAAAATCGTTCTTTCGGACATATCTGAAGAAAAACTGAAAGAAGCTGAAAAAGATATTAAAACTTTAGGAGCCGAAGTATTTTCGTTCAAGGCTGACGTATCCAAAGAAGAAGATGCAGAAAAGCTTATGCAGTCTGCAGTAAAACAGTTTGGAAGTTTGGACGTAGCCATATTGAATGCAGGAATTTTAAGAGACGGTTTGCTTGTAAAAACGGATAAAGAAACTGGTAAAGTGATTTCTAAAATGTCTTTGTCTAATTGGCAATCGGTCATAGACGTCAATCTCACCGGAGTATTTTTGACCGGAAGAGAAGCCGCAATTCAAATGATAGAAAGTAAAAGTAAAGGTGTTATTATCCCGATTGCATCTGTAGCGATGCACGGAAATCCAGGCCAGACAAATTACTCGGCTGCAAAGGCAGGAGTTGCCTCAATGACAAAACTATGGGCAAAAGAGTTAAGTAGATACGGCATTCGTGTGGCAGGGATTGCACCTGGATTTATAAAAACAGAAATGGTTATGAAAGACATGAACCCTGAGGCGTTAAAAAAATGGGAGGCTCTTATACCAATTGGTAGATTAGGAGAACCTTATGAAATTGCCCTCTCTGCAGACTTCATTGTTAGCAACGATTTAGTGTCAGGTGTTATATTAGAAATATCAGGTGGAGTAAAAATTTAA
- a CDS encoding ArsR/SmtB family transcription factor, translating to MSKEKSALKKNQLESAIRGIKGIAHPDRLQILFFLSQKEHSVGELVDLLGISQSAASQHLSKMKINGILSSRKESNQVFYYLKDGKYKDLIRTIVKIYG from the coding sequence ATGTCTAAAGAAAAATCAGCATTAAAGAAAAACCAGTTAGAATCGGCAATTCGTGGAATCAAGGGGATCGCTCACCCTGATCGTTTGCAGATTCTTTTCTTCTTGTCTCAAAAAGAACACAGTGTAGGCGAACTTGTGGATTTACTGGGAATTAGCCAGTCAGCGGCATCTCAGCATCTCAGCAAAATGAAAATCAATGGAATTCTATCTAGCAGAAAGGAATCCAACCAAGTTTTCTATTACCTAAAAGACGGGAAGTATAAGGATCTAATTCGTACGATTGTTAAGATCTACGGTTAA
- the rfaD gene encoding ADP-glyceromanno-heptose 6-epimerase yields MAKKKCIVTGGAGLIGSNLVQELNRLGIDDILVVDHLGTSSKWKNLVGKRYSDYLEKKSFLDHTIRFSLLKDYDILFHLGACSSTTETDASYLVENNFEYTKLLAEESLKNGVRFVYASSAATYGDGANGYDDKTPIDLLKPLNMYGYSKHMFDLYAQRRGFLNRITGIKYFNVFGYGEGHKGDMRSVVLKGYEQIKNEGKIRLFKSYKPEYKDGEQKRDFLYAKDAAKITTYLAFGDHNGIYNLGRGIAETWNDLVFAIFDTLKLPINIEYVEMPETLKSKYQYYTCADTTKLLKTGYSEGFTQLKEAVREYVTLLDQEEGT; encoded by the coding sequence ATGGCAAAAAAAAAATGTATCGTTACCGGTGGTGCGGGGCTTATCGGTTCTAATCTAGTTCAAGAACTCAATAGACTAGGGATCGATGATATTCTAGTCGTGGATCATTTGGGAACTTCTTCCAAGTGGAAGAATTTAGTCGGAAAAAGATATTCCGATTATTTGGAGAAAAAAAGTTTTTTGGATCATACGATTCGGTTTTCTTTATTAAAAGATTATGATATTTTGTTTCATTTGGGAGCCTGTTCTTCTACTACGGAGACAGATGCTTCTTATTTAGTGGAAAACAACTTCGAATATACAAAACTTCTTGCCGAAGAATCTTTAAAAAACGGAGTTCGATTTGTATATGCTTCTTCCGCCGCTACTTATGGAGACGGAGCCAACGGGTACGACGATAAAACTCCCATTGACTTACTCAAACCTTTGAATATGTACGGATATTCGAAACACATGTTCGATTTATACGCTCAAAGGAGAGGGTTTTTAAATCGAATTACTGGAATCAAATACTTCAACGTATTCGGATACGGGGAAGGACATAAGGGGGATATGAGAAGTGTAGTTCTTAAAGGGTACGAACAGATCAAAAATGAAGGTAAAATCCGTCTTTTTAAATCGTATAAACCGGAATATAAGGATGGAGAACAAAAAAGAGATTTTTTATATGCAAAGGATGCTGCAAAAATCACCACCTATTTGGCATTTGGCGATCATAATGGAATCTACAACTTAGGAAGAGGAATCGCAGAGACCTGGAACGACCTAGTATTTGCAATTTTTGATACTTTGAAACTTCCTATCAATATAGAATATGTTGAAATGCCTGAAACTCTTAAATCAAAATATCAGTATTATACCTGTGCAGATACCACAAAACTTTTAAAAACCGGTTATTCGGAAGGTTTTACTCAATTGAAAGAAGCGGTCAGGGAATATGTAACCCTCCTCGATCAAGAAGAGGGTACATAA
- a CDS encoding UbiD family decarboxylase, which yields MKIRSTSEFVKELQIQNELLIIEEEVDPILELAEIQRRVVAKRGPAILFKNVKGSRFSVVTNLYGSEKRMKIAFGEDPVRFIQKIATTIQHILPPTPAKIWDLRNVAFQALKVGLKRVSSAPVLENTLDSLYELPTLMSWPKDGGRFVTLPLVYTESPKTGKGNLGMYRIQIHGPMETGMHIQIHRGGGNHYYEAEKEGRSLPVHIYTGGPPALTIAAVAPLPEEISELILASLLLGEKLKIQKNTNVSPLPIVADADFLIQGVIPPKIRKPEGPFGDHYGYYALKHDYPIVQVKRIYHRKDAIWPATVVGRPPQEDHWIAEYLQDLLSPLFPVVMPAVKKVWAYEESGVHSLAAAVVKERYQGEAFTGALRILGEGQLSLTKVLLVTDQDVDLKNFRETFITVLERMNPITDLHIFANISQDTLDYTGPAVNQGSKTIFLGSGKKKNDLKTQFRGKFSNSLFKNPKVPYPGVLVISGPKYKLKDGVPTKLLKEKSIRDFLFVFLVDDSEDVIRSDHDFIWSIFTRFEPAGDIYANTQLIRNHPAFYSPIVVDCRIKTWYPPLTEADSKTIRKVDDRFGRLIDSL from the coding sequence ATGAAAATTAGATCTACTTCGGAGTTTGTAAAAGAATTACAAATACAAAATGAACTTCTAATTATTGAAGAAGAAGTAGATCCAATATTAGAATTGGCTGAAATTCAAAGAAGGGTTGTCGCTAAAAGAGGTCCGGCGATTCTTTTTAAAAACGTAAAAGGTTCTCGTTTTAGTGTAGTAACCAATCTTTACGGTTCTGAAAAAAGAATGAAGATTGCATTCGGAGAAGACCCAGTGCGATTCATTCAAAAAATTGCAACTACAATCCAACACATTCTTCCTCCTACACCAGCAAAAATTTGGGACTTGAGAAACGTGGCGTTTCAAGCCTTGAAGGTGGGCCTCAAAAGAGTTAGTTCGGCTCCCGTTCTTGAAAACACATTAGATTCTTTGTATGAACTTCCTACGTTGATGTCCTGGCCCAAAGACGGTGGAAGATTTGTTACTCTTCCTTTGGTGTATACCGAAAGTCCTAAAACGGGAAAGGGCAATTTGGGAATGTATCGAATTCAGATCCACGGACCTATGGAAACTGGGATGCATATACAGATTCATAGAGGAGGAGGAAACCATTATTACGAAGCGGAAAAAGAAGGTCGTTCTCTTCCAGTACATATTTATACGGGAGGTCCTCCTGCTCTGACCATTGCCGCGGTCGCTCCTCTTCCAGAGGAAATCAGCGAATTGATTCTCGCTTCTTTATTGTTAGGTGAAAAGTTAAAGATTCAGAAAAACACAAACGTTTCTCCATTACCAATCGTTGCGGATGCAGATTTTCTAATTCAAGGAGTGATTCCTCCTAAAATTCGCAAACCGGAAGGTCCCTTTGGAGATCACTACGGATACTATGCTTTAAAACATGATTATCCGATTGTTCAAGTAAAACGGATTTATCATCGTAAAGACGCGATTTGGCCTGCTACGGTAGTGGGTCGCCCCCCTCAGGAGGATCATTGGATTGCGGAATATTTACAAGACCTTTTGTCTCCTTTGTTTCCGGTTGTGATGCCTGCTGTGAAAAAAGTATGGGCTTATGAAGAATCCGGAGTACATTCTCTTGCAGCCGCTGTAGTAAAGGAAAGATACCAAGGAGAGGCTTTTACGGGCGCTCTTAGAATTTTAGGGGAGGGACAACTTTCTCTTACTAAAGTATTGCTCGTGACCGACCAAGACGTGGACCTGAAGAATTTTAGAGAAACGTTTATTACAGTATTAGAAAGAATGAATCCAATTACGGATCTTCATATTTTTGCAAATATCTCCCAGGATACTCTCGATTATACCGGGCCTGCCGTAAATCAGGGAAGTAAAACGATCTTTTTAGGTTCTGGCAAAAAGAAAAACGATCTCAAAACTCAGTTTAGAGGTAAGTTTAGTAATTCTTTATTTAAAAATCCGAAAGTGCCTTATCCAGGAGTTCTGGTGATATCCGGACCTAAATACAAATTAAAAGACGGAGTTCCTACTAAACTCTTAAAGGAAAAATCGATTCGGGACTTTTTGTTCGTGTTTCTGGTGGACGATTCCGAAGACGTTATCCGTTCCGATCATGATTTTATCTGGTCCATCTTTACACGTTTTGAGCCAGCTGGAGATATATACGCAAATACTCAGTTGATCCGAAATCATCCCGCTTTCTATTCTCCAATCGTGGTGGATTGTAGAATAAAAACTTGGTATCCTCCGTTGACCGAAGCGGATTCCAAAACGATTCGAAAAGTAGATGATAGATTTGGTAGACTGATAGACTCACTTTAG
- the mutY gene encoding A/G-specific adenine glycosylase yields MEFNTNSIDPKRIIELRKNLLSWFHKNKRELPFRINKNAYRIWVSEIMLQQTRVTAMLPIYETFLKRFPDPNSLSEASEEEVMKYWKGLGYYSRAKNLKKGARLLVEKYESRFPENYEEALLIPGVGSYTASAVLSIAYGKPHAVLDGNVKRVLSRLFLIESDPGLTSTNQTLADLAKEFLTPQSPGDHNEAVMELGALVCVPIPNCSACPLQNHCEARAAGKEKEIPVSKSVDNWIDLDLNFLFLKSEDKVLLVKYTTRRFFKTIYSLPFRLEGKHPYEKDEWVEELFDNSRIVSNSLQTKHSITNHRIRLKFSDLDEKNVSKVERSLRKKKHIEFKWVPESELKEEFPSSISGKLIKLRNKNKKQPELKL; encoded by the coding sequence GTGGAATTCAATACGAACTCAATCGATCCTAAACGGATCATAGAACTTAGAAAAAATTTACTTTCTTGGTTTCATAAAAATAAAAGAGAACTACCATTTCGAATTAATAAAAACGCATATAGAATTTGGGTGAGCGAGATCATGCTTCAACAAACTAGAGTCACCGCAATGCTTCCGATTTATGAAACCTTTTTAAAAAGATTTCCAGATCCGAATTCGTTGAGCGAAGCTTCAGAAGAAGAGGTGATGAAATATTGGAAGGGGCTTGGATATTATTCTAGGGCTAAAAATTTAAAAAAAGGAGCGAGACTTCTTGTAGAAAAATACGAAAGCCGTTTTCCTGAAAATTATGAAGAGGCACTTTTAATTCCGGGAGTAGGAAGTTATACCGCTTCCGCCGTTTTATCGATCGCTTATGGAAAACCTCACGCAGTTCTAGACGGAAACGTAAAACGAGTTTTATCTAGATTGTTTTTGATCGAGTCCGATCCTGGTTTAACTTCGACTAATCAAACTCTTGCGGATTTAGCGAAAGAATTTTTAACTCCACAATCTCCAGGTGATCATAACGAAGCCGTGATGGAATTAGGAGCGCTCGTTTGTGTTCCGATTCCAAATTGTTCCGCTTGTCCATTACAAAATCATTGTGAAGCAAGAGCTGCAGGAAAAGAAAAAGAAATCCCTGTTTCTAAGTCCGTGGACAATTGGATAGATTTAGATCTCAATTTTCTTTTTTTAAAATCGGAGGATAAAGTTCTTTTAGTGAAATATACAACTCGAAGATTTTTTAAAACGATCTATTCTTTGCCTTTTCGATTAGAAGGAAAACATCCCTATGAAAAGGACGAATGGGTGGAGGAATTATTTGATAATTCCAGAATTGTTTCAAATTCTCTTCAAACAAAACATTCGATCACCAATCATAGGATTCGATTGAAATTCTCAGACCTAGATGAGAAAAACGTTTCTAAAGTTGAAAGAAGTCTGAGAAAAAAGAAACACATAGAATTTAAATGGGTGCCCGAGTCGGAACTCAAAGAAGAATTTCCTTCTTCCATTTCTGGTAAATTAATTAAACTCAGAAATAAAAATAAAAAACAACCGGAACTTAAATTATGA
- the ychF gene encoding redox-regulated ATPase YchF encodes MSLNCGIVGLPNVGKSTIFNALTKAGAQMENYPFCTIEPNKGIVEVPDLRLNRLAEIAKPQKVVPAIIEFVDIAGLVKGASQGEGLGNKFLSHIREVDAICHVVRAFEDENVTHVHGKVNPVEDASIVNMELIFADLDSADKQFQRVSKNAKNGNKEAQEQTSVLEKILTLLKAGKPARLAELKDEEKKIAKSFQLITLKPVMYVANIADKDAAKKDTPLLNQIRQMAKEENAELVILCGRFEEEISGLDRNEQIEFLKEIGETESGLDRMIKTAYKLLGLITFFTAGEVEVRAWTTTFNSTGPKAASVIHSDFEKGFIRAEVMSYEDLNKAGTQTKVKEEGKLRIEGKEYIVQDGDVIYFRINA; translated from the coding sequence ATGAGTCTGAATTGCGGCATTGTAGGTCTTCCCAACGTTGGTAAATCCACTATTTTTAACGCCCTTACAAAAGCGGGTGCACAGATGGAAAACTATCCTTTTTGTACCATCGAACCCAACAAAGGAATTGTAGAAGTTCCGGATTTACGTCTGAATCGACTGGCCGAAATTGCAAAACCTCAAAAGGTAGTTCCTGCAATCATTGAATTTGTAGACATTGCCGGACTTGTCAAAGGTGCCAGTCAAGGAGAAGGCCTTGGAAATAAATTTCTTTCCCATATCCGAGAAGTAGATGCGATTTGTCACGTTGTGCGCGCTTTCGAAGATGAAAATGTTACTCACGTTCACGGAAAAGTGAATCCAGTAGAGGACGCTTCCATCGTAAACATGGAATTAATTTTTGCGGATTTAGACAGTGCGGATAAACAGTTTCAAAGGGTTTCAAAAAACGCCAAGAACGGAAATAAAGAAGCGCAGGAGCAAACTTCCGTTCTTGAAAAAATCTTAACACTTTTAAAAGCGGGAAAACCGGCAAGACTCGCCGAATTAAAAGACGAGGAAAAAAAGATCGCCAAGTCTTTTCAATTGATTACGTTAAAACCAGTTATGTATGTGGCGAACATTGCGGACAAGGACGCTGCCAAAAAAGATACACCTTTACTAAATCAGATCAGACAAATGGCAAAAGAAGAAAACGCAGAGCTTGTAATTCTTTGTGGTCGTTTTGAAGAAGAAATCTCCGGTTTAGATCGAAACGAACAAATCGAATTTCTCAAAGAAATTGGAGAAACAGAAAGTGGTCTAGATCGTATGATCAAAACTGCATATAAACTTCTAGGCCTGATCACTTTTTTTACCGCCGGAGAAGTGGAAGTCAGGGCCTGGACAACTACTTTCAACAGCACTGGTCCTAAGGCAGCTTCTGTGATTCATTCCGATTTTGAAAAAGGTTTTATCCGAGCCGAAGTGATGAGTTACGAAGATCTGAACAAGGCAGGCACTCAAACAAAAGTAAAAGAAGAGGGAAAACTTAGAATTGAAGGAAAAGAATATATCGTTCAGGACGGAGACGTGATCTATTTTAGAATCAACGCCTGA
- a CDS encoding 4-hydroxybenzoate octaprenyltransferase has product MQEKNFGILKVMNQTLTSLKQYGSLIKFSHTLFALPFAGIAFVLSFLKTQGRSLSDWVILSILILISMIFARSAAMGFNRIVDTDIDSKNERTQDREIPAGKISKRSAILFVVLSSCGFLIVSWFINPMAFLLSFPTLIILLGYSLAKRFTWFCHFILGFSIGLAPLATWVAVREEIVWEPILWTIGLAFNLAGFDILYALQDQEFDQKEGLYSIPAKFGRKTSLRIAIASHILCIWFLFMAGFVSGLGFIFIIFLAVTSYFLFQEHKIVRASGNNFFPPKFYQIHSYISLILFVGLLFDRFFYFLFLGNKIL; this is encoded by the coding sequence ATGCAGGAAAAGAACTTTGGAATTTTAAAGGTCATGAATCAAACTCTAACATCTCTGAAGCAATATGGAAGTCTTATTAAGTTTTCTCATACATTATTCGCGCTCCCTTTTGCGGGAATTGCGTTTGTTCTATCTTTTCTAAAAACACAGGGGCGATCCTTATCGGACTGGGTTATTCTTTCGATTCTAATTTTGATTTCCATGATATTCGCAAGATCTGCAGCCATGGGTTTTAATCGAATTGTAGATACGGACATAGACTCAAAAAATGAGCGTACTCAAGATAGAGAAATTCCAGCAGGTAAAATTTCAAAACGTTCTGCTATTTTGTTCGTTGTTTTATCTTCTTGCGGATTTTTAATCGTGAGTTGGTTTATCAATCCTATGGCGTTTCTACTTTCTTTTCCTACCTTGATTATTCTTTTAGGATATTCTTTGGCAAAAAGATTCACTTGGTTTTGTCATTTCATTTTAGGTTTTTCGATCGGACTTGCACCACTTGCAACTTGGGTAGCAGTCCGAGAAGAAATCGTTTGGGAACCAATTCTTTGGACAATTGGTCTTGCATTCAATCTGGCTGGATTTGATATTCTTTACGCCCTACAAGACCAGGAGTTCGATCAAAAAGAAGGACTTTATTCCATACCTGCAAAATTCGGAAGAAAAACTTCTCTTAGAATTGCAATCGCGAGTCATATCCTTTGTATCTGGTTCTTATTTATGGCCGGATTTGTTTCCGGACTTGGATTTATATTTATAATATTTTTAGCAGTTACCTCGTATTTTCTTTTTCAAGAACATAAAATTGTTAGAGCCTCTGGAAATAATTTTTTTCCTCCTAAATTTTATCAAATTCATTCTTACATTTCTTTAATACTATTCGTAGGATTATTGTTTGATCGATTTTTCTATTTTTTATTTTTAGGAAATAAGATTTTATGA
- a CDS encoding UbiX family flavin prenyltransferase, whose translation MKLVLGIAGASGSIYAERFIKALFTIEGTTFLVCSNASLRVFREEMRCKVSSSKELLDFIVSKYKIQTTRHKFEIRSFTDIGADIASGSNFWKAMVILPCSMKMIASINAGLTENLIERAADVTLKERRNLIVVPRETPYNRIHLKNMLELHDAGGIILPASPGFYQLPKTLEDLGDFISEKIFKLLGMELNLYPPWTPKNTEE comes from the coding sequence ATGAAACTTGTTTTAGGAATAGCGGGAGCCAGCGGCTCCATTTACGCGGAAAGATTTATCAAAGCACTTTTTACGATCGAAGGAACTACTTTTTTAGTCTGCAGCAATGCGTCTCTTAGGGTTTTCCGAGAGGAAATGAGATGTAAGGTTTCTTCTTCAAAAGAATTATTAGATTTTATCGTTTCCAAATATAAGATTCAAACCACTCGTCATAAATTTGAAATCCGTAGTTTTACGGACATAGGAGCGGACATAGCCTCCGGTTCCAATTTTTGGAAGGCGATGGTAATCCTTCCCTGCTCTATGAAAATGATTGCTTCAATTAACGCCGGTTTGACGGAAAACTTAATCGAAAGAGCCGCCGACGTCACTTTAAAAGAAAGAAGAAACCTTATAGTAGTTCCAAGAGAAACTCCCTACAATCGAATTCATCTGAAAAATATGTTGGAACTTCACGACGCAGGTGGAATCATTCTACCTGCTTCTCCGGGATTTTATCAATTGCCTAAAACTCTGGAAGACTTAGGTGATTTTATCAGCGAAAAAATTTTCAAACTTTTAGGTATGGAACTGAATCTATATCCGCCATGGACTCCTAAAAACACAGAAGAATAA
- a CDS encoding Mrp/NBP35 family ATP-binding protein encodes MATIETIKIQRELTKIKHPELKKDIVSLGMIGSLDIQEGETNILLKTPNQDRRIQIGLEAQIRQTLAKLEGVGKVKIKFEVDPKLVLDDSNKIPGVKNVIAIGSGKGGVGKSTVTVNIATMAASLGYKVGILDADIYGPSVGKMFGINGRVALKAEEDKIYPLEKDGLKLISFSFLIDEKQPVVWRGPMLGKAVEQFLYDIVWDELDYLFIDLPPGTGDVQLSLAQLIDLNGAVIVTTPQSVALLDATRASAMFSQVKVPILGIVENMSEFICPKCGHSSAIFSKGGGQKLAESSETSFLGGIPLTMEIMNAGEDGKPIILKDKNGPVYQAYRIIFDKLNEEIKKWE; translated from the coding sequence ATGGCAACAATTGAAACGATTAAAATTCAAAGAGAATTAACTAAAATCAAACATCCCGAACTAAAGAAGGATATTGTATCTTTAGGTATGATCGGTTCTCTCGACATACAAGAAGGAGAGACGAATATACTTCTTAAAACTCCAAACCAAGATAGAAGAATTCAAATTGGTCTGGAAGCACAGATTCGTCAGACCCTGGCCAAACTGGAAGGAGTCGGAAAAGTAAAGATTAAATTTGAAGTAGATCCTAAACTCGTTCTGGACGATTCCAATAAAATTCCTGGAGTTAAGAATGTGATCGCGATCGGCTCGGGTAAAGGTGGAGTAGGTAAATCTACCGTGACCGTAAATATCGCTACAATGGCGGCTTCTCTCGGATACAAAGTTGGAATCTTAGACGCGGACATTTATGGGCCATCCGTTGGAAAGATGTTTGGAATCAACGGAAGAGTTGCATTAAAAGCAGAAGAAGATAAAATTTATCCTTTGGAAAAAGACGGACTCAAACTGATTTCGTTTTCTTTTTTAATCGATGAAAAACAACCGGTGGTCTGGAGAGGGCCTATGCTTGGAAAAGCAGTGGAACAATTTTTATACGACATCGTTTGGGATGAACTGGATTATTTATTTATAGATCTTCCACCTGGGACCGGAGACGTTCAACTTTCTCTTGCACAGTTGATTGATTTGAACGGAGCCGTGATCGTAACTACACCTCAATCCGTTGCTCTGTTAGACGCGACCAGAGCTTCCGCAATGTTTTCTCAAGTAAAAGTTCCTATTCTTGGAATCGTTGAAAACATGAGTGAATTCATTTGTCCTAAGTGTGGCCACTCTTCTGCCATATTTAGTAAAGGTGGTGGTCAGAAGTTGGCAGAATCATCCGAAACAAGTTTTCTTGGTGGCATTCCTCTTACGATGGAAATTATGAATGCAGGAGAAGATGGTAAGCCTATAATACTCAAGGATAAAAACGGACCTGTGTATCAAGCTTATAGAATCATATTCGATAAATTAAATGAAGAAATAAAAAAGTGGGAATAA